The following are encoded in a window of Methylicorpusculum oleiharenae genomic DNA:
- a CDS encoding YdbH domain-containing protein — translation MVLLTLIVLLFLSPSMTYALDNVTLKLDSIEQQGWSFEGVTLSLSDLSEATQQLRSTIQYLRLPEPFDHIKLFDLQCSDFSWGNDEIHCRKGQLSIQSSSLPLNAVAVSFHIDQDSSQIALDDMPVAGGRLSVSAVIKQDNWSLVAKGTGLDIKTIAKLQPDVGSAIQSGTLSFSMTSSGQGGEVKTLSLNTALERLSAQSQDGRFALENLSLNMSLKAEPGDEAWRWLSQLNLTGGALYSDPLYLDFTEQPATVAAAGFWQQAKQQILLDYLLIQQPGVAELRADARISYRNAWSIEYAQLFLSTQNLESLSAIYLSPYFAGTALEGLSIKGHMDADVVLKDQSIESVRVKSDSLGLDDTKQRLSIKKGQGTFHWTTREEAHLPSWFSWEQLTIYRLPMGPAKLIFEARTNAIELLTKTRFPLLDGYLRVDKFKWLTKENDEPDFYFEGAVRNVSLAQLSEALDWAPLSGTLSGNIPGVDYINGKLTVDGELLIRVFDGEVRLKDLAASGFLTDFPQVYAQLEFDRLDLGQLTQTFKTGMIEGRLSGFVRDLYLENWKPVSFYAWLGTPENDDSRHRISQKAVENLTTFGGGATDIVSKTFLQLFETFSYEKLGIGCYLSDGVCQVMALEATEQGYYIVKGGGLPRIDVMGYNPRIDWNVLLERLQRISATDDVVIE, via the coding sequence ATGGTTCTCCTTACTCTGATAGTGCTTTTGTTTTTATCGCCTTCCATGACTTACGCGCTTGATAATGTCACCCTCAAACTGGATAGCATTGAACAACAGGGCTGGTCGTTTGAAGGTGTCACGTTGTCATTGTCCGATTTGTCAGAAGCGACTCAACAGCTCAGGTCAACTATTCAATATCTCCGTCTGCCCGAGCCTTTCGATCACATTAAGCTCTTTGATTTACAGTGTTCCGATTTTAGTTGGGGCAATGATGAAATCCATTGCCGAAAAGGTCAGCTATCCATTCAATCATCATCGTTGCCATTAAACGCAGTAGCGGTGTCCTTTCATATTGACCAAGATTCAAGTCAGATCGCGTTGGATGATATGCCGGTCGCGGGCGGCAGGTTGTCCGTTTCTGCAGTAATCAAGCAGGATAACTGGTCGCTTGTAGCTAAAGGTACGGGACTTGATATTAAAACCATCGCCAAATTACAACCCGACGTGGGTTCAGCCATTCAAAGCGGTACCCTGTCTTTTTCGATGACTTCAAGCGGGCAAGGCGGTGAAGTAAAGACGTTAAGCCTCAATACAGCCCTAGAACGATTATCCGCGCAAAGCCAGGATGGTCGTTTTGCTCTGGAAAACCTGAGTTTGAACATGAGCCTCAAAGCAGAACCCGGAGATGAAGCCTGGCGGTGGCTGAGTCAATTGAACTTAACCGGCGGTGCGCTCTACTCCGATCCGCTTTATCTGGATTTTACGGAGCAACCGGCTACTGTTGCGGCGGCCGGTTTTTGGCAACAGGCCAAGCAGCAAATTTTGCTGGATTATCTGCTGATTCAACAGCCGGGTGTGGCTGAATTAAGAGCCGATGCGCGGATCAGTTATCGTAATGCTTGGTCGATTGAATACGCGCAGCTTTTTCTGTCAACTCAAAACCTGGAAAGCCTGTCCGCTATTTATTTAAGCCCCTATTTTGCCGGGACTGCGCTAGAGGGGCTTTCAATAAAGGGGCATATGGATGCGGATGTGGTCCTAAAAGATCAGTCCATAGAATCTGTCCGGGTTAAAAGTGACTCGCTGGGACTCGATGATACGAAACAGCGGCTTAGTATCAAAAAGGGGCAGGGCACTTTTCATTGGACCACCCGAGAAGAGGCGCATCTGCCTTCATGGTTTTCCTGGGAACAGCTTACTATTTACCGGCTACCGATGGGGCCTGCCAAGCTCATTTTTGAAGCCCGCACCAACGCTATAGAATTGTTGACGAAAACCCGTTTTCCTTTGCTGGATGGGTATTTGCGGGTCGACAAGTTCAAATGGCTTACCAAAGAGAATGATGAACCTGATTTTTACTTTGAAGGTGCGGTGCGCAATGTATCGCTGGCGCAATTGTCGGAAGCGTTGGATTGGGCCCCGTTATCCGGCACATTGAGCGGAAACATCCCCGGTGTCGATTATATAAACGGAAAATTGACCGTCGACGGAGAATTGCTGATCCGCGTATTCGATGGAGAGGTGCGTCTTAAAGATCTGGCTGCCTCGGGATTTTTGACCGATTTTCCGCAAGTTTATGCACAATTGGAGTTTGATCGGCTGGATTTGGGGCAACTGACTCAAACGTTTAAAACCGGAATGATAGAGGGTCGTTTATCCGGTTTTGTGCGCGATTTATATCTTGAAAACTGGAAACCAGTCAGTTTTTATGCCTGGCTGGGCACTCCGGAAAATGATGATTCCCGGCATAGAATCAGTCAGAAAGCGGTCGAAAACCTGACCACTTTCGGCGGTGGTGCTACCGACATTGTTTCAAAAACTTTTCTACAACTTTTTGAAACGTTCAGCTATGAGAAGCTGGGTATCGGTTGCTACCTGTCTGACGGCGTCTGCCAGGTGATGGCGCTGGAAGCGACTGAACAAGGTTATTACATTGTTAAAGGCGGCGGTCTGCCGCGAATCGATGTGATGGGATATAATCCCCGGATTGACTGGAACGTCTTGTTGGAAAGGCTGCAGCGGATTTCCGCTACTGACGATGTAGTAATTGAGTAA